One part of the Ignavibacteria bacterium genome encodes these proteins:
- a CDS encoding AmpG family muropeptide MFS transporter, translating into MSKEKTDLAVENEAPAASSSAKNGKSGFRNPWAWVPSLYYAEGIPYAIVMLVSVIMYKDMGISNTDITFYTAWLNLPWVIKPLWSPFLDMFRKKRSWIISMQFLIGVGLAGVALTIPASAFFQYTIMFFFLLAFSSATHDIAADGFYMLGLDKHNQALYAGIRSTFYRIAMITAQGILVVIAGTLSKTMGVAGAWTIVFYIVTALFGLFAVYHFFMLPRPASDKPAVVDGSGSVMKNFVKTFALFFQKNKIVLILAFLLTYRLGEALLLSLVAPFLKDPRALGGLGLTTEQIGIVSGTVGVAGLLCGGIIGGIFSARVGLGKALWWMFAAINLPAWVYVMLSFTQPESIYAICVAVGFEQFCYGFGFTAYMLFMMYVCQGELKTSHYSIATGFMALSMMIPRMFAGKIEDMLGYQTFFIIAALAVVPAFLITRMLPYDPDFGKKTAEDAK; encoded by the coding sequence ATGTCAAAAGAAAAAACAGATTTAGCAGTTGAAAATGAGGCCCCTGCGGCTTCATCTTCTGCCAAAAATGGAAAGTCCGGGTTCAGAAACCCATGGGCATGGGTCCCATCCCTCTATTATGCCGAGGGTATTCCTTATGCAATAGTTATGCTGGTTTCAGTAATTATGTATAAGGATATGGGCATTTCCAATACAGATATAACATTCTATACAGCCTGGCTGAACCTGCCATGGGTAATTAAGCCGCTTTGGAGCCCGTTCCTTGATATGTTCAGGAAAAAACGCTCCTGGATTATTTCCATGCAGTTCTTAATAGGAGTCGGCCTTGCGGGTGTTGCACTTACAATACCCGCCTCTGCATTCTTCCAGTATACAATAATGTTCTTCTTCCTCCTTGCATTCAGCTCTGCTACGCATGACATTGCAGCCGATGGATTCTATATGCTGGGACTCGATAAACATAACCAGGCTCTTTATGCAGGAATAAGAAGCACATTCTACAGAATAGCAATGATTACTGCCCAGGGCATACTGGTTGTTATTGCCGGCACACTGTCCAAAACAATGGGAGTTGCAGGCGCCTGGACAATAGTATTTTACATTGTTACGGCTCTTTTCGGCCTTTTTGCTGTTTATCATTTCTTCATGCTCCCGCGCCCTGCAAGCGACAAGCCTGCCGTAGTTGACGGTTCAGGAAGCGTAATGAAGAACTTCGTTAAGACATTTGCACTTTTCTTCCAGAAAAATAAAATTGTACTTATTCTTGCTTTCCTTCTTACATACAGACTGGGAGAAGCCTTGCTTTTAAGCCTTGTTGCTCCATTCTTAAAAGACCCCCGCGCTTTGGGCGGACTTGGCCTTACAACAGAACAGATCGGTATTGTCTCGGGTACGGTAGGCGTTGCCGGACTTCTTTGCGGAGGGATTATTGGCGGCATCTTTTCAGCACGCGTGGGACTTGGCAAAGCGCTCTGGTGGATGTTTGCCGCAATAAACCTTCCTGCCTGGGTGTATGTTATGCTTTCGTTTACACAGCCTGAAAGTATTTATGCAATATGCGTGGCTGTCGGTTTTGAACAGTTCTGCTACGGCTTCGGTTTTACAGCCTACATGCTTTTCATGATGTATGTTTGCCAGGGCGAGCTTAAAACGTCGCATTACTCCATTGCAACCGGCTTTATGGCACTTAGCATGATGATACCAAGAATGTTTGCAGGCAAGATAGAAGATATGTTGGGTTACCAGACATTCTTTATCATTGCAGCTCTGGCTGTTGTTCCGGCATTCTTAATTACCAGGATGCTCCCTTATGATCCGGATTTCGGAAAGAAAACAGCTGAGGATGCTAAATAA
- a CDS encoding serine hydrolase: MKKITLLLLISGLTFSFSVKTTSSEKSAKHIAHKTEPEMLKKTPEALSPYSAFDLKSADVRWVENNLNHMTLYEKCAQMVMPWVEAEFMNEDDPKYKRLVHLVRDLKVGGIIFFEGDIINQVLLTNKLQKLSEVPLLVSADYERGVGMRLKDAVEFPYNMAIGAADDTTLTYMMGKIVGQETRSIGVQQNYAPMVDINNHAKNPIINIRSYSEDKDIIDRHMLAFMRGMDEENVLTTAKHFPGHGATDLDSHKDLPLLSQSKSSFEKNDLVPFEKAITAGVKSVMVGHLEVPAYEPKRGLPATLSKNIITNLLKNQLGFQGLVITDAMNMHGVTKHFKTGPATLKAVQAGNDIILFPPDEAAAISAIYNAVETGKISESRIDYSVRKILAAKKWLHLDNNRFVNIDSVTNLLNKRSHIRLAQDIADKSITMVKNEGNLIPVDPSKYSSVACITLSDVSAPAPYYFENLVKEKFNNVKRVSLGKKSTGREFNEAMEAVRTSDLVLVPIFVKVRAFTGSVDMPEEEVKLVKALSEINKPVIFMSMGNPYILSNFPQAPNYLCSYGEPKVSQLAMLKALTGDIDITGRLPISIPNTPYKVGDGLSYERPLLKDISAEADTAFDFSGVDSVVKEGLADSVFPGAVVYVGYKGKVIYKKPFGNYTYGPGAQPMTTSAMFDLASVSKVIGTTTAAMILYDEGRLSLDKKVADYLPEFANHGKEDITVRNLLLHNAGFPADKPFYKMYKTHDEVARDIMNTALEYPTGTKFLYSDLSMITLQLVIEKISGMPLDQFLKKRVFEPLGMTHTMYNPPKNLRSLCVPTEVDNYWRMDTVRGTVHDENAAAMGGVAGHAGLFSTAGDISIFLQMMLNQGRYDHKQLIKPSTVELFTSKISGQSSRGLGWDTKAPTGSSAGSLLSPESFGHTGFTGTSVWADKKRDLFVVLLTNRVFPTRKNNKIIKFRPKLHDAVVKAISY, from the coding sequence TTGAAGAAAATAACTTTACTTTTGCTGATTTCAGGCCTGACTTTTTCTTTTTCCGTTAAAACAACTTCTTCTGAAAAATCCGCTAAACATATTGCACATAAAACCGAACCTGAAATGTTAAAAAAAACTCCGGAAGCCCTGAGCCCCTATTCCGCATTCGACCTTAAGAGCGCCGATGTCCGCTGGGTTGAAAATAATCTGAACCATATGACGCTTTATGAAAAATGCGCACAGATGGTTATGCCCTGGGTTGAAGCTGAGTTTATGAACGAGGATGACCCGAAATATAAAAGACTAGTCCACCTGGTGCGCGACCTTAAAGTAGGAGGCATCATTTTCTTCGAGGGAGACATAATTAACCAGGTTCTCCTTACAAATAAGCTTCAGAAGCTCTCTGAGGTGCCTCTGCTGGTTTCAGCCGACTATGAAAGAGGCGTCGGCATGAGGCTTAAAGACGCAGTTGAATTCCCTTACAATATGGCTATTGGCGCTGCCGACGATACCACGCTTACTTATATGATGGGTAAGATCGTTGGGCAGGAAACCCGCTCAATAGGCGTTCAGCAGAACTACGCTCCTATGGTTGACATAAATAACCACGCAAAAAATCCCATCATTAACATCAGATCTTATTCAGAGGATAAGGATATAATTGACCGCCATATGCTGGCTTTTATGAGGGGAATGGATGAGGAAAACGTACTTACAACAGCCAAGCATTTCCCGGGACATGGAGCAACAGACCTGGACTCACATAAGGACCTTCCACTTCTTAGCCAGAGCAAAAGCTCATTTGAAAAAAATGACCTCGTGCCTTTTGAAAAGGCAATTACAGCAGGCGTCAAATCCGTTATGGTAGGCCACCTTGAGGTTCCGGCATATGAACCCAAACGGGGGCTTCCGGCAACGCTTTCAAAAAATATTATTACCAATCTCCTTAAAAACCAGCTCGGCTTTCAGGGGCTGGTTATAACAGATGCCATGAATATGCACGGCGTTACAAAGCATTTTAAGACCGGCCCGGCAACTTTGAAGGCTGTCCAGGCAGGAAACGACATCATACTCTTTCCCCCCGACGAGGCAGCCGCAATTTCAGCTATTTATAACGCCGTTGAAACAGGAAAGATTTCAGAAAGCCGTATTGACTACAGCGTGCGTAAAATCCTGGCGGCAAAAAAATGGCTGCACCTGGATAATAACAGGTTTGTTAACATCGATAGCGTCACAAACTTACTGAATAAAAGGTCACACATACGCCTTGCGCAGGACATTGCCGATAAATCCATAACAATGGTTAAAAATGAGGGGAACCTGATTCCCGTGGATCCCTCAAAATACTCCAGCGTGGCATGCATTACGCTAAGCGACGTAAGCGCCCCGGCCCCGTACTATTTTGAGAACCTCGTAAAAGAAAAGTTTAATAACGTTAAACGGGTTTCACTCGGAAAGAAAAGTACCGGACGCGAATTTAACGAAGCCATGGAAGCCGTCAGGACTTCAGACCTGGTGCTGGTGCCGATATTTGTCAAGGTAAGGGCATTTACCGGTTCCGTCGATATGCCCGAAGAAGAAGTTAAACTTGTAAAGGCCCTGTCAGAGATAAATAAACCCGTCATTTTCATGAGCATGGGGAACCCCTACATTCTTTCAAACTTCCCCCAGGCCCCAAATTATCTCTGCAGCTATGGCGAGCCTAAGGTCTCTCAGCTTGCAATGCTGAAGGCTCTGACGGGTGATATAGATATTACGGGAAGACTGCCGATTTCAATTCCTAATACACCATACAAGGTGGGTGACGGCCTCAGCTATGAAAGGCCCCTGCTTAAAGACATTTCCGCTGAGGCCGATACGGCATTTGACTTTTCAGGCGTTGATTCTGTAGTGAAGGAAGGGCTTGCTGACAGTGTATTCCCGGGCGCCGTAGTCTATGTCGGCTACAAAGGAAAAGTAATCTATAAAAAACCTTTCGGGAATTATACCTATGGCCCCGGTGCGCAGCCGATGACAACCAGTGCCATGTTCGACCTGGCTTCGGTCTCTAAGGTTATTGGCACCACAACAGCAGCCATGATTTTGTATGACGAGGGCAGGCTTTCTCTGGATAAAAAAGTAGCCGACTACCTCCCTGAGTTCGCAAACCACGGCAAGGAGGATATTACCGTCAGAAATCTCCTGCTTCATAACGCAGGTTTTCCGGCAGACAAGCCTTTTTATAAAATGTATAAAACCCACGACGAGGTTGCCCGTGACATTATGAATACCGCCCTGGAATACCCCACAGGCACAAAATTCCTCTACAGCGACCTCAGCATGATCACGCTTCAGCTGGTTATTGAGAAAATCTCAGGCATGCCTTTAGACCAGTTCCTGAAGAAAAGAGTCTTTGAGCCTTTGGGTATGACACACACTATGTATAACCCTCCCAAGAACCTCAGGAGCCTGTGCGTACCTACTGAGGTGGATAATTACTGGAGGATGGATACGGTAAGAGGAACCGTGCACGATGAAAATGCGGCCGCTATGGGCGGCGTTGCAGGCCACGCAGGGCTCTTTTCAACTGCAGGCGACATTTCCATATTCCTGCAGATGATGCTTAACCAGGGACGCTACGACCACAAGCAGCTAATAAAGCCTTCCACGGTGGAACTCTTTACTTCAAAAATTTCTGGCCAGAGCTCACGCGGGCTCGGCTGGGATACAAAAGCTCCCACGGGTTCTTCAGCCGGAAGCCTCCTGAGCCCCGAGTCTTTCGGACACACAGGTTTTACAGGCACATCCGTCTGGGCCGACAAGAAAAGAGACCTTTTTGTTGTGCTTCTTACAAACAGGGTTTTCCCTACAAGAAAAAACAACAAGATCATTAAATTCCGCCCCAAACTTCACGATGCCGTAGTAAAAGCAATTTCCTATTAA
- a CDS encoding ABC transporter ATP-binding protein codes for MESCLNSEQVIEVKGLTKQFREVRAVNNLDLNVYKGDVFGFLGPNGAGKSTTIRMLMSLIKPTSGSIKIFGLPLEHHRREILRKVGAIVEKPDFYLYLTAYKNLELLGRISGTDTSKKRIMEMLELVGLEKRFNSRVKTFSHGMKQRLGLAQALLHDPDLIVLDEPTTGLDPQGMKEIRDLILYLSREKGKTVFLSSHILSEVEIIATRMIIINKGTAKVEGTVDELLNSGVLKVTVQVNEPAGALSLLQSSRWAGYLESHANSDLFFNLRKEEIPELNKFLVEGNVAVNALIPMRSLEDYFLAITEGKE; via the coding sequence GTGGAGTCTTGCTTGAATTCTGAACAGGTTATTGAAGTAAAAGGACTTACAAAACAGTTCAGGGAAGTGCGCGCCGTTAATAATCTCGACCTGAATGTGTATAAAGGCGACGTCTTCGGCTTCCTGGGCCCAAACGGAGCAGGCAAAAGCACTACAATCCGAATGCTCATGTCGCTAATAAAACCCACTTCCGGGTCAATTAAAATTTTCGGATTGCCCCTTGAACATCACCGCAGGGAAATCCTAAGGAAAGTTGGCGCAATTGTAGAGAAACCCGACTTTTACCTATATCTTACGGCATACAAAAATCTTGAGCTCCTGGGCAGGATCTCCGGGACCGATACATCTAAAAAAAGAATTATGGAAATGCTGGAACTAGTGGGCCTTGAGAAAAGATTTAACAGCCGCGTTAAAACATTTTCTCATGGAATGAAGCAGCGCCTGGGGCTTGCGCAGGCACTTTTGCACGACCCGGATCTTATCGTTCTGGATGAGCCGACTACAGGACTGGACCCTCAGGGCATGAAGGAAATACGCGACCTTATACTTTACCTCAGCCGTGAAAAAGGGAAAACTGTGTTTCTTTCATCACATATCCTCTCAGAAGTAGAAATCATCGCAACAAGAATGATCATTATAAATAAGGGAACGGCAAAGGTTGAAGGAACGGTTGATGAGCTCCTTAATTCGGGCGTGCTGAAGGTTACTGTTCAGGTTAATGAACCGGCAGGCGCCTTAAGCCTCCTTCAGAGCTCGCGCTGGGCCGGGTACCTTGAAAGCCACGCAAACAGCGATCTCTTCTTTAACCTGCGCAAGGAGGAAATCCCAGAGCTGAATAAATTCCTTGTTGAAGGCAATGTGGCCGTAAACGCTTTAATTCCGATGAGGTCTCTTGAAGACTATTTCCTGGCAATAACGGAGGGGAAAGAATAA
- a CDS encoding ABC transporter permease subunit, translating into MLTLISIELYKIFKKWRAYIGFIAITLLASLINVAIYLTADNNPSFALRSLGDQFVFAGNLLNGYAIANLTLQALYIHIPFLIVLVGGDLLAGEATGGTYRMLVTRPVSRFEIVTSKFIAAVIYTGLLIVWLAVMTLGLGLLIFGTGPLVAFKTKVVIFAANDVLWRFMAAYAFATLSMTVVITLAFLFSSLVENAIGPIVTTMAVIIIFLIISVIDIDLFDAVKPYLFTNYLTGWSYFFDDPVDYHALMKDAGVLALHIALFYGAALYIFSKKDILS; encoded by the coding sequence ATGCTTACACTTATCTCGATAGAATTATATAAGATTTTTAAGAAGTGGAGAGCCTATATCGGTTTTATTGCCATTACACTCCTGGCTTCTTTAATTAACGTTGCAATTTATTTAACCGCCGATAACAACCCCAGCTTTGCTCTTAGAAGCCTGGGCGACCAGTTCGTATTTGCCGGCAACCTGTTAAACGGATACGCCATTGCAAACCTCACGCTTCAGGCGCTCTACATACATATCCCCTTCCTCATTGTTCTTGTGGGGGGAGATCTGCTGGCCGGAGAGGCAACAGGCGGAACATACCGAATGCTTGTAACAAGGCCTGTCTCGCGCTTTGAGATCGTTACCTCAAAATTTATTGCGGCTGTTATCTATACCGGACTCCTAATTGTATGGCTGGCGGTAATGACACTTGGACTTGGACTGCTTATTTTCGGCACCGGGCCTCTTGTTGCATTTAAGACAAAAGTGGTAATCTTTGCTGCAAACGACGTCCTCTGGCGTTTTATGGCAGCTTACGCCTTTGCGACTCTGAGCATGACAGTTGTTATTACACTGGCGTTCCTTTTTTCTTCACTCGTTGAAAATGCCATCGGTCCTATTGTTACAACCATGGCCGTTATAATCATTTTCCTGATTATTTCCGTAATCGACATTGATTTATTTGATGCCGTAAAGCCTTATCTCTTTACGAATTATCTTACAGGATGGTCTTACTTTTTTGACGACCCTGTAGACTATCACGCCTTAATGAAAGATGCTGGCGTACTGGCATTACATATAGCCCTGTTCTACGGCGCGGCATTATACATTTTTTCAAAGAAAGACATTTTAAGCTAG
- the rlmB gene encoding 23S rRNA (guanosine(2251)-2'-O)-methyltransferase RlmB: MNLIIGRKPVLEALSSGEVIEQIYVLFGQKSPAIYEIQKMARQKGIKIVELPQAKFSAISQDPHTQGVIAIKSSQKYFELDELIREAKKSPLPFLLVLDSIQDPHNLGAIIRSAECAGVDGIIVTKHNSATVTETVVKTSAGATEHARICKVSNLSQALKTLKEEGFWVMGSYLEGAKDYSETDYKLPLALVVGNEEKGLRRLTAESCDFLIKIPMKGKIQSLNVSVATGVLLFEVLRQRSK; encoded by the coding sequence ATGAATTTAATTATTGGAAGAAAACCTGTCCTTGAAGCCCTTTCTTCAGGAGAGGTAATTGAGCAGATATATGTACTCTTCGGGCAGAAGAGTCCTGCCATATACGAAATACAGAAAATGGCGCGCCAGAAGGGGATTAAGATTGTGGAACTTCCGCAGGCGAAGTTCAGCGCCATTTCGCAGGACCCGCATACGCAGGGGGTAATTGCAATTAAAAGCTCACAGAAATATTTTGAGCTTGATGAACTGATACGTGAGGCAAAAAAATCCCCGCTGCCTTTCCTGCTGGTGCTTGATTCCATACAGGACCCGCACAACCTTGGAGCAATCATACGTTCTGCCGAATGTGCAGGTGTTGACGGAATAATAGTTACAAAGCACAATAGTGCCACAGTAACAGAAACCGTGGTCAAAACCTCGGCCGGCGCAACAGAGCACGCGAGGATATGCAAGGTAAGCAACCTCAGCCAGGCGTTAAAGACATTAAAGGAAGAGGGCTTCTGGGTAATGGGCTCCTACCTTGAAGGCGCAAAGGATTATTCAGAGACCGATTACAAGCTTCCCCTTGCGCTTGTAGTTGGGAACGAGGAAAAGGGCCTGAGGCGTCTTACGGCTGAAAGCTGCGACTTCTTAATCAAGATACCGATGAAAGGGAAGATACAGTCACTGAACGTTTCTGTTGCCACAGGTGTGCTTCTTTTTGAGGTCTTGAGGCAGAGGAGCAAATAA
- a CDS encoding prolipoprotein diacylglyceryl transferase, with translation MMPRLFQIGPFTVYSYGLMLGIAFIIASYVLTKELERRKMDPNIATEITLYAIIFGLIGSKLFYVFENWDAFAANPLGEFFSPGGLTFYGGFLLALAAIFFTIRRKKIPFLVIADATAPSLALAYGIGRIGCHLAGDGDYGIPTNLPWGTNYENGTVPPSYAFRGSEIAKHYPGGVVPDNTPLHPAPVYEFFIAMIIFGILWKLRKKSNWPDGKLFMFYLIFTGTARLSVEFIRLNPKYLFGLTEAQLIAAALIIGGVTGLIFFRNHPALKKWAPPQKEAEPKLAKKTSVK, from the coding sequence ATGATGCCAAGACTTTTCCAGATAGGTCCCTTTACAGTTTATAGTTATGGTTTAATGCTGGGTATCGCTTTTATTATTGCCAGCTATGTTCTTACAAAGGAACTTGAAAGAAGAAAGATGGATCCGAACATTGCTACCGAAATTACGCTTTATGCAATTATTTTCGGCCTGATCGGAAGCAAGCTTTTCTATGTTTTTGAAAACTGGGATGCATTTGCAGCAAACCCCCTGGGCGAGTTCTTCTCTCCCGGAGGCCTCACATTCTACGGCGGATTCCTCCTGGCACTGGCCGCGATATTTTTTACAATCAGGCGTAAAAAGATTCCATTTCTTGTAATAGCTGACGCCACTGCGCCTTCACTTGCACTTGCATATGGCATAGGCAGAATCGGCTGCCACCTGGCCGGCGATGGCGACTACGGGATTCCTACAAACCTGCCATGGGGTACAAACTATGAAAATGGCACCGTGCCTCCTTCGTATGCATTCAGGGGATCGGAAATAGCAAAGCATTACCCGGGCGGCGTTGTACCGGATAACACTCCTCTTCATCCGGCACCCGTGTACGAATTTTTCATAGCTATGATCATCTTCGGCATACTCTGGAAGCTTAGGAAAAAGTCGAACTGGCCCGACGGCAAACTTTTTATGTTCTACCTGATCTTTACCGGAACGGCACGCCTCAGTGTGGAATTTATCAGGCTTAACCCGAAGTACCTTTTTGGCCTTACCGAAGCACAGCTCATTGCAGCTGCGCTTATAATTGGCGGCGTGACGGGACTTATATTCTTCCGGAATCATCCCGCTTTGAAGAAATGGGCTCCGCCTCAGAAGGAAGCTGAACCGAAGCTAGCAAAAAAAACGAGCGTTAAATAA
- a CDS encoding histidine--tRNA ligase: MIKAITGTKDILPSDISKWKFAEGIINKTMQGFNYKEVRTPVFEETALFSRGIGEATDIVSKEMYTFLDKGGTSLTLRPEMTASVVRAFVEHSLAAKQNLNKLYYIAPMFRQERPQAGRLRQFHQFGAEAIGSTSAALDAEMIIMAFDILKSFGLKNILVKINSLGVPESRENYKMKLREYLQDKVQGLSEDSRKRFETNILRIFDSKEEGDQKIMEQAPLLIDYLDEESLQHFESVKNLLSEAGVPFEVDPKLVRGLDYYTKTTFEIVSGSVGSQSALCGGGRYDLLVEQLGGKPTPGVGFAAGIERILLACENENSLNIPAESIDLYIVRLENGFLPKVFDLGLYFRRKGIPAEFDYLERSVKAQMREANKMNARYVIILGGEEYNKGELVLKNMLDGTQENVSLDNMEYIANKFAG; this comes from the coding sequence ATGATTAAAGCAATTACCGGTACTAAAGATATCCTCCCCTCAGACATTTCAAAGTGGAAATTTGCAGAAGGCATTATCAATAAGACGATGCAGGGCTTCAACTACAAGGAGGTTAGGACTCCTGTATTCGAGGAAACGGCCCTTTTTTCAAGGGGGATCGGAGAAGCCACAGACATTGTAAGTAAGGAAATGTATACCTTCCTGGACAAGGGGGGTACAAGCCTGACACTGAGGCCCGAGATGACGGCTTCTGTTGTAAGAGCCTTTGTTGAGCACTCCCTTGCGGCAAAACAGAATCTTAACAAACTTTATTATATTGCACCCATGTTCCGCCAGGAGCGTCCGCAGGCAGGGCGCCTGAGGCAGTTCCACCAGTTCGGGGCCGAAGCCATCGGAAGCACCTCAGCGGCACTTGATGCCGAGATGATAATAATGGCTTTTGACATCCTAAAGTCTTTCGGGCTTAAGAATATTTTAGTGAAGATAAATTCACTCGGCGTTCCGGAGTCGAGAGAGAACTACAAAATGAAACTCAGGGAGTACCTCCAGGATAAGGTCCAGGGCCTTTCTGAGGACAGCCGCAAAAGGTTTGAGACAAATATACTCCGCATCTTCGACAGCAAGGAAGAAGGCGACCAGAAGATCATGGAACAGGCTCCGCTTCTGATTGATTACCTGGATGAGGAAAGCCTGCAGCACTTTGAAAGCGTAAAAAATCTTTTATCAGAGGCCGGGGTGCCTTTTGAAGTGGACCCGAAGCTTGTCAGGGGGCTGGATTACTATACAAAGACCACCTTTGAAATTGTCTCCGGCTCCGTAGGCTCGCAGAGCGCTCTTTGCGGGGGCGGAAGGTATGACCTGCTTGTTGAACAGCTCGGGGGAAAGCCGACGCCGGGAGTGGGTTTTGCCGCCGGAATTGAAAGAATACTTCTTGCATGCGAAAATGAAAACAGTTTGAATATTCCCGCAGAAAGTATAGATTTATATATTGTCAGGCTCGAAAACGGCTTCCTGCCGAAAGTATTTGACCTGGGCCTTTATTTCAGGCGCAAGGGCATCCCGGCCGAATTCGACTATCTTGAGCGCAGCGTTAAAGCGCAGATGAGGGAAGCAAACAAAATGAACGCCCGCTATGTTATTATACTTGGCGGCGAGGAATATAATAAGGGCGAACTCGTCCTGAAGAATATGCTTGACGGTACACAGGAAAATGTTTCATTGGATAATATGGAGTATATTGCCAATAAATTTGCGGGGTAA
- a CDS encoding PTS sugar transporter subunit IIA: MKICDIIKPDKIVAELKGGSKEDIINELIDLFKDDPRVSNIEKVRSAVLEREKIMSTGVGKGFAIPHAKTDSITEIIAAFGRSKKPIDFAALDEQPVHLVFLLVGKDNLVGPHIKLLSRISRMMNKDEFRESLMNAKSADEIYSIFQEEETKYFEIS, translated from the coding sequence ATGAAGATTTGTGACATAATTAAACCAGATAAAATTGTTGCAGAATTAAAAGGCGGCTCAAAGGAAGATATTATTAATGAACTGATAGATCTTTTCAAGGATGACCCCCGCGTCAGCAATATAGAAAAGGTCCGCTCCGCAGTCCTCGAAAGAGAGAAAATAATGTCAACCGGTGTCGGCAAAGGCTTTGCAATTCCTCACGCTAAGACAGATTCAATTACTGAAATCATAGCTGCTTTCGGCAGAAGCAAGAAGCCGATAGATTTTGCCGCGCTCGACGAACAGCCTGTGCATCTTGTTTTCCTTCTGGTTGGAAAAGATAACCTCGTAGGACCTCATATTAAACTTCTTAGCCGTATTTCCAGGATGATGAATAAGGATGAGTTCAGGGAAAGCCTTATGAACGCCAAAAGTGCGGATGAGATTTATTCAATTTTCCAGGAAGAGGAAACCAAGTATTTCGAAATTTCCTAA